The Brassica oleracea var. oleracea cultivar TO1000 chromosome C6, BOL, whole genome shotgun sequence genome includes a region encoding these proteins:
- the LOC106297929 gene encoding glutathione S-transferase T3-like, whose protein sequence is MNLLFSQTQTLVELDSPEPLWFGSQCPRESVVPPVVKPVVESGGESGLRRKWSPMEDKILIGVWLNTSKDPIISNEQKAGSFWRRIVDYYNASPQLVGTVLRELGSCKQRWGRINTDVSKFTGCYDAALREQRSGQNDDDVMKAALEIFFKTTESKFTMDHCWRELRHDQKWCSVYGPKEGGKEKRKQVIDVDREEEEVGEPEGRPPGVKAAKADIKKKKSGREEELGKLQGVLEVKEKVYRAKILDRLLAKKEPLTEMETNLKMKLMSEML, encoded by the coding sequence ATGAATCTACTGTTTAGTCAAACTCAGACTCTAGTGGAACTTGATTCACCCGAACCTTTATGGTTCGGTAGCCAATGTCCTAGGGAGTCTGTTGTCCCTCCTGTAGTCAAGCCTGTTGTCGAGTCTGGTGGTGAGTCTGGTCTCAGGAGGAAGTGGTCTCCGATGGAGGATAAGATCCTTATTGGTGTCTGGCTTAACACCAGTAAGGATCCTATCATCAGCAATGAGCAGAAAGCTGGTTCTTTCTGGAGGCGGATTGTAGATTACTACAATGCAAGTCCGCAGCTGGTTGGGACCGTACTGAGAGAGCTAGGTTCCTGCAAGCAGAGGTGGGGGAGGATCAACACAGATGTATCCAAGTTTACAGGATGCTATGATGCGGCTTTGAGAGAGCAGAGAAGTGGCCAAAATGACGATGATGTGATGAAGGCGGCGTTGGAAATTTTCTTCAAAACTACCGAGTCCAAGTTCACCATGGATCACTGCTGGAGGGAGCTGAGGCATGACCAAAAGTGGTGCTCTGTCTACGGGCCGAAGGAGGGTGGAAAGGAAAAGCGTAAACAAGTGATTGATGTTGATAGAGAAGAAGAGGAAGTCGGCGAACCAGAAGGTCGACCTCCTGGGGTTAAGGCTGCCAAAGCTGATATCAAGAAGAAGAAAAGTGGTAGAGAGGAGGAGCTGGGGAAGCTTCAGGGGGTTTTAGAAGTCAAAGAAAAAGTGTATAGGGCTAAGATTCTAGATCGTTTACTCGCGAAGAAGGAGCCTTTAACTGAGATGGAAACAAATCTAAAAATGAAACTAATGTCTGAAATGCTTTGA